Genomic segment of Erythrobacter sp. BLCC-B19:
CCGATGATTGGAAGGGTGGCAGGGGCTGACGGGATCAAGACCGGCTTCACCAACGAAGCGGGCTTTTCCTACCTCGGCACCGCACGCCGCAACGGGCAGCGCCTGGTGCTGGTGCTGGCCGGGGTCGAGAATGGCAGGCTGCGGGCCAAGCTCGCACGCGCCTATGCCGAATGGGGATTTTCCGCCTTCGATCGTCGCCCGCTCTTCGCCAGTGGCGCGGTCGTGGGCACCGCGCGCGTCCAGAACGGTGACGCGCGCAGCGTGGCGCTCAAGGCGGCCGGCCCGGTCACGATGAACCTCCCGCGCGGCAGTGCGGCGCAGCTCACCGCGACAATCCGCTACGAAGGCCCGTTGCGCGCGCCGCTCGGTGCGGGGCAGGAAGTCGCGGTGCTCGAGATTACCGCCCCCGGCATAAGCCCCGCGCGTGTGCCGCTCTACACCGCCGAGGCCGTGAGCACCGCCGGGCCGCTCGACCGCATCATCAACGCCATCGCGGGCGTGTTTTCGTGAGTGTGCCGGGCCGCTTTATCGCCTTCGAGGGCGGGGAGGGCGCGGGCAAGTCCACGCAGGCACGGCTGCTGGCCGAAGCGCTGCGGGCGCGCGGGCTATCGGTCGTGGTCACACGCGAGCCGGGCGGCACGCCCGGGGCAGAGGCGATCCGCGCGCTGCTGCTGTCGCCCCCTGGGGCCAAGGAGACAGAAGGCTGGCCGCCTGAGGCCGAAGCGCTGCTGTTTGCCGCCGCCCGCGCGGATCATGTCGCGCACCTGATCCGCCCGGCTCTGGCCCGCGGGGAATGGGTGATCTGCGACCGCTTTGTCGATTCGAGCCGCGCCTATCAGGGCGGGGCAGGGGGGCTGGGCGACACAGCCATAACCGCGCTCCACGCCTTCGGCAGCGACGGATTGCGGCCCGACCGGGTGATCTTGCTGGAGGGCGACGAAGCCGCGCTCGCCGACCGCCTCGCCGCGCG
This window contains:
- the tmk gene encoding dTMP kinase, yielding MSVPGRFIAFEGGEGAGKSTQARLLAEALRARGLSVVVTREPGGTPGAEAIRALLLSPPGAKETEGWPPEAEALLFAAARADHVAHLIRPALARGEWVICDRFVDSSRAYQGGAGGLGDTAITALHAFGSDGLRPDRVILLEGDEAALADRLAARGNAADAIEGRPAAYHRAVAAAFRDLAESDPHGFARIDAIGAPQEVHARILAALADVLP